The proteins below come from a single Candidatus Thermoplasmatota archaeon genomic window:
- a CDS encoding nascent polypeptide-associated complex protein: MIPGNINPRQLNQMMRRLGINVREIENVKKVTIQTDTKEYVFEKPDVTMMDAQGQTTYQIIGKPKILERKEEIPQDDVKLVMEQTGKSEKEAKKALEETKGDIAEAILRLKK; this comes from the coding sequence ATGATACCTGGAAACATTAATCCTAGGCAGCTAAACCAGATGATGCGTAGACTTGGGATAAACGTAAGAGAGATAGAGAACGTCAAGAAAGTGACAATACAGACGGATACGAAGGAATACGTTTTTGAAAAACCTGATGTAACAATGATGGATGCTCAAGGGCAAACAACCTATCAAATCATAGGTAAACCAAAGATACTAGAAAGGAAAGAAGAGATACCACAGGATGACGTTAAACTTGTTATGGAGCAAACAGGTAAATCAGAGAAAGAAGCAAAAAAAGCCTTGGAGGAAACCAAGGGTGACATAGCTGAGGCTATACTGAGACTTAAAAAATAA
- a CDS encoding NAD(P)H-hydrate dehydratase, whose product MINSKEVKVLDRNSEYYGVPTSTLMENAGKGVADFITRQLHLKNKRILVFCGTGNNGGDGFVAARYLSNYYDVTVFLTGKENEIKTDISKDNFKKLKKMKIKTYDIGSLKIVDKLLFKTDVVVDSMLGVGLSGELKEPYLSLVKKINKAKKTVVSVDVPTGLGCKTAVKPSYTVTFHDIKKGMNEENSGKIKVVDIGVPKKAVDYVGPGELITYYPIPKQDSHKGDNGRVLVVGGGPYIGAPALSGLAALRTGCDLVFILTPKRVARAITSFSPLFITPERLAKDVAMLSPNLIVRELSSEDHLVAEDFEIIEEYLPKVDTVVIGPGLGSDKSTKDAIERIISRCARMNKSMVIDADAIQVVGKKPAIVRYSSTVITPHAGEFKELTKVKLDINLLNRKKKVEEWAKKLGVTILFKGPVDIISDGNRTKLNDIHNRAMTVGGTGDVLAGIVGGLLSKGVEPFNAARIGAFLNGSAGNKAFEKKSYGLVATDIIDEIPNVLKEYL is encoded by the coding sequence ATGATCAACAGCAAAGAGGTTAAAGTGCTTGATAGGAACTCTGAGTACTATGGTGTTCCAACATCGACTCTGATGGAAAACGCTGGCAAAGGCGTCGCAGATTTTATTACTAGACAACTTCACCTAAAAAACAAGAGGATACTGGTTTTTTGTGGTACTGGGAATAATGGCGGTGACGGTTTTGTTGCTGCTAGATACCTCTCAAACTATTATGATGTAACCGTTTTTTTAACTGGTAAAGAAAATGAGATTAAAACAGACATCTCAAAAGATAATTTCAAGAAGCTTAAAAAAATGAAGATAAAAACCTATGATATAGGTTCACTGAAAATAGTTGATAAACTTTTGTTTAAAACCGATGTCGTTGTTGATTCAATGCTCGGCGTAGGTTTATCAGGGGAACTAAAAGAACCTTATCTGTCTCTCGTAAAAAAAATAAACAAAGCTAAAAAAACAGTTGTTTCAGTTGATGTACCCACTGGTCTTGGGTGTAAAACTGCAGTTAAACCTAGTTATACAGTTACTTTCCACGATATAAAGAAAGGTATGAATGAGGAGAACAGCGGTAAAATCAAGGTTGTTGATATTGGTGTACCAAAGAAGGCTGTTGACTATGTTGGCCCAGGGGAGCTGATAACATATTATCCAATACCAAAACAGGATTCTCATAAGGGTGACAACGGCAGGGTTCTGGTTGTTGGTGGCGGCCCATACATTGGTGCCCCTGCATTGTCTGGTCTTGCCGCGCTCCGCACAGGATGCGACCTTGTTTTTATCCTAACACCAAAAAGAGTTGCTAGGGCAATCACCTCGTTTTCCCCCCTATTTATTACACCTGAAAGACTCGCAAAAGATGTAGCTATGCTTTCACCTAATTTGATTGTTAGAGAGCTTAGCAGTGAGGATCATCTTGTTGCTGAGGATTTTGAGATTATCGAGGAGTATCTTCCAAAGGTTGATACAGTTGTTATAGGCCCAGGTCTTGGTTCTGATAAATCAACAAAAGATGCGATTGAGAGGATTATTTCTAGATGCGCTAGGATGAACAAGAGTATGGTTATTGATGCTGATGCTATACAGGTTGTTGGAAAAAAACCAGCTATTGTTAGATACTCTAGTACTGTTATAACACCTCATGCTGGTGAATTCAAAGAGCTTACAAAAGTAAAACTAGATATTAATCTATTGAACAGAAAAAAGAAAGTTGAGGAATGGGCTAAAAAACTGGGTGTCACTATTCTTTTCAAGGGACCTGTTGACATTATTAGTGATGGAAACAGAACAAAGCTGAATGATATCCATAACAGGGCTATGACAGTTGGTGGAACAGGTGATGTACTAGCTGGTATTGTTGGCGGATTGTTGTCTAAGGGAGTTGAACCTTTTAACGCAGCACGGATTGGAGCTTTTTTAAATGGTTCTGCTGGCAACAAAGCTTTTGAGAAAAAATCTTATGGTTTGGTTGCTACTGACATTATTGATGAGATACCCAACGTGTTGAAAGAATACCTTTAG